One stretch of Gemmatimonadota bacterium DNA includes these proteins:
- a CDS encoding NAD(P)H-binding protein — MTESQPKHSSQPETVLITGATGYIGSRLLRRLVNGSHRVRCLVRRPDAFSSTASCNVDVAGGDLLRPVTLPDALLGVSTAYYLVHSMASGGDFALDDRKAASNFAAAALAAGVGRIIYLGGLGTGRPLSGHLESRREVGEILRNSGVPTIEFRASIIIGSGSLSFELIRALVEKLPVMLTPKWVHTQCQPIAIDDVLDYLVGALHVSGAVFNRCQVFEIGGPDRASYRVLMAEYARQRGLKRMLISVPVLSPRLSSLWLGLFTPVYARIGRKLVESLRNETVVVDESALEAFPIRPRGMADAVRRALDNEGREFVSTPRLSSRTQNELENE, encoded by the coding sequence ATGACCGAATCCCAGCCAAAGCATTCATCGCAGCCGGAAACCGTCCTCATTACCGGAGCCACGGGGTACATCGGGAGCCGGTTGCTTCGGCGTCTGGTAAACGGATCACACCGGGTGCGATGCCTCGTACGGCGCCCGGATGCGTTCTCATCGACGGCGTCATGCAATGTCGATGTAGCAGGCGGCGACCTGCTGCGACCGGTAACACTGCCGGATGCCCTTCTAGGCGTATCGACGGCCTACTACCTGGTCCATTCCATGGCGTCCGGCGGCGACTTCGCACTGGATGATCGAAAGGCCGCGTCAAACTTTGCGGCGGCGGCACTTGCGGCCGGGGTAGGGCGTATCATTTACCTTGGCGGCCTGGGTACTGGACGGCCACTGTCCGGCCACCTGGAAAGCAGGCGGGAAGTCGGGGAAATCCTTCGAAACTCCGGTGTGCCGACGATCGAATTCAGGGCATCCATCATCATCGGCTCCGGCAGTCTTTCATTTGAATTGATCCGCGCCCTTGTAGAGAAACTCCCGGTGATGTTGACACCGAAATGGGTTCATACCCAGTGTCAGCCCATTGCCATCGATGACGTACTCGACTACCTGGTCGGCGCACTCCACGTTTCCGGCGCGGTCTTCAACCGCTGCCAGGTTTTCGAAATCGGTGGACCGGACCGCGCCTCCTACCGGGTTCTCATGGCGGAATACGCCCGGCAACGCGGATTGAAGCGCATGCTGATCTCCGTGCCCGTCCTTTCACCCCGCCTCTCCAGCCTGTGGCTCGGCCTGTTCACACCCGTCTATGCGCGGATCGGACGAAAACTCGTCGAAAGCCTTCGAAATGAAACGGTCGTCGTCGACGAGTCCGCCTTGGAAGCTTTTCCTATACGGCCCAGGGGCATGGCCGATGCAGTACGAAGGGCGTTGGATAACGAGGGTCGGGAGTTCGTATCGACACCCAGACTATCTTCGAGGACGCAAAACGAATTGGAGAACGAGTGA
- a CDS encoding pyrimidine dimer DNA glycosylase/endonuclease V, with the protein MRIWDLPPEILCRQHLLGEHRELHGLWNVLTLGKKGYREHPETKRWVGRLAALYDRHEALVEEMHRRGYRHNTPLDCSLADGLNEQDVLIDSLDEQVRMLTEKPCPCPMAPWP; encoded by the coding sequence ATGCGCATCTGGGACCTTCCACCCGAAATCCTGTGCCGACAGCATCTCCTCGGTGAGCACCGGGAGTTGCATGGGCTATGGAATGTTCTCACATTGGGTAAAAAGGGATACCGGGAGCATCCAGAGACGAAACGTTGGGTTGGACGGCTCGCGGCGTTGTACGACCGGCACGAAGCTTTAGTCGAGGAGATGCATCGGCGTGGCTACCGGCACAATACACCGCTGGATTGTTCGCTTGCCGATGGTCTGAACGAGCAGGATGTATTGATTGACAGCCTGGATGAACAGGTCCGGATGTTGACTGAAAAACCTTGTCCCTGCCCTATGGCGCCCTGGCCATAG
- a CDS encoding ribbon-helix-helix domain-containing protein, producing MKSKIVITLDEKIVKQLDYLIMQQAYKNRSQAIEEAVSEKLDRLKRGRLARECAKLDPVEEQELAEEGYVEDANNRSGYDIE from the coding sequence TTGAAATCCAAAATCGTGATTACACTGGATGAGAAAATCGTCAAGCAACTCGACTATCTAATCATGCAGCAGGCATATAAGAACAGAAGCCAGGCGATTGAGGAAGCCGTGTCGGAGAAGCTGGACCGTCTCAAGCGGGGACGGTTGGCTCGGGAATGTGCGAAACTGGATCCTGTCGAGGAACAGGAACTGGCAGAAGAGGGATACGTGGAGGATGCAAATAACCGGTCGGGATACGATATTGAGTAA